A section of the Selenomonadales bacterium genome encodes:
- a CDS encoding glycosyltransferase family 4 protein, whose translation MKRRVLFIASVYHHLASFHVPFMQLLQREGFEVHAAAAYGHRQCDLLAIGVQCWDVPFARTPCSLGSGRAFLRLLALMRTQHFDLIHVHTPIAAFLGRLTAKLTGQGKVLYTAHGFHFYSGSPWYNWLIYYTAELIAAHWTDGLITINIEDFDRAKKMGFWPNVNLFFVPGVGVDVQAFRGHDIARQYVRGECGIAEDDVVVTCVAELNENKNQSFLLDAWSECVRQHARTHLWLVGSGGQENELRRKVQRENIANVHFLGYRTDVVQILHESDIVTLVSKREGLPRCIMEAMAAGKPVVATDIRGNRDLVVNGETGLLVGLQDSNGLARAFAILINNKGTRNAMGSAGLSRVKEFDLGCVMEHMSAIYQSYLQVDKHQ comes from the coding sequence GTGAAACGACGAGTGCTATTTATCGCTTCAGTGTACCACCACCTGGCAAGTTTTCATGTTCCCTTTATGCAGTTGCTGCAGCGGGAAGGCTTCGAGGTTCATGCGGCGGCCGCCTACGGACATCGCCAGTGTGACTTATTGGCTATCGGGGTACAGTGCTGGGACGTACCTTTTGCACGTACGCCATGTAGCTTAGGTTCCGGTAGGGCATTTTTGCGGTTGTTGGCTTTGATGCGTACCCAGCATTTCGATCTAATTCACGTGCACACGCCGATCGCGGCATTCTTAGGGAGATTGACGGCCAAGCTTACTGGGCAGGGGAAGGTTCTATACACCGCCCACGGCTTTCACTTTTACAGTGGTTCTCCATGGTACAATTGGCTCATCTACTATACAGCAGAGCTCATTGCTGCTCATTGGACCGATGGGCTCATTACTATTAACATAGAAGACTTTGACCGGGCAAAAAAAATGGGGTTTTGGCCCAATGTGAATCTGTTCTTTGTACCTGGCGTGGGTGTCGATGTCCAAGCGTTTCGCGGGCACGACATTGCACGGCAGTACGTTCGCGGTGAATGTGGCATAGCAGAGGACGATGTCGTGGTGACGTGTGTAGCCGAACTAAATGAAAATAAGAACCAGTCTTTTTTGCTGGATGCTTGGAGTGAATGTGTGAGGCAACACGCGCGCACACATCTCTGGTTGGTTGGGAGTGGTGGGCAAGAGAACGAGTTGCGTCGGAAAGTGCAGCGCGAAAACATCGCTAACGTTCACTTCCTCGGCTACCGCACCGATGTAGTACAGATTCTGCATGAGTCGGATATTGTCACCCTTGTCTCGAAGCGCGAAGGGCTTCCCCGGTGCATCATGGAAGCGATGGCGGCAGGGAAGCCAGTGGTGGCGACGGACATTCGCGGAAACCGGGACCTAGTAGTAAATGGGGAGACAGGCCTCTTAGTCGGGCTGCAAGATAGTAATGGGTTAGCACGCGCCTTCGCGATTCTCATCAATAATAAGGGGACGCGTAACGCCATGGGCTCAGCAGGGTTAAGCAGGGTGAAAGAGTTTGATTTAGGGTGCGTAATGGAGCATATGTCGGCCATATACCAGAGTTATTTGCAGGTTGATAAGCACCAATAA
- a CDS encoding class I SAM-dependent methyltransferase — translation MIMSGGLQEGKIVVGNVYDKYSSRNPAVRYAVRQFTKDLTDLVERVAPRSIHEIGCGEGYWALRWKRQGLSVRGSDMSPKIIELARDNAVAHGLNPDMFRVRSIYDWHPVEDGADLIVCCEVLEHLERPKDALRALSRAIAGHVIFSVPHEPVFRFLNMARGKYMSAWGNTPGHIQHWSRAGFVRLVEGFFEVVEIRSPIPWTMLLCRPYSRSAAQDVMCQSDPLITGGVQ, via the coding sequence ATGATAATGTCTGGTGGATTGCAGGAGGGCAAAATCGTTGTAGGCAACGTATACGATAAGTATTCGTCTAGGAACCCAGCCGTTCGCTATGCAGTGCGGCAGTTTACGAAAGATCTGACTGACTTAGTAGAGCGCGTCGCTCCTAGGTCGATCCACGAAATCGGATGTGGTGAAGGTTATTGGGCACTGCGCTGGAAACGGCAGGGACTATCGGTGCGTGGGTCTGACATGTCCCCCAAAATAATCGAGCTAGCGCGCGACAATGCGGTCGCCCATGGATTAAACCCGGATATGTTCCGTGTCCGTAGTATTTACGATTGGCACCCGGTTGAGGACGGAGCGGACCTTATAGTTTGCTGTGAAGTACTTGAACACCTAGAACGACCGAAAGACGCTCTGCGAGCATTGAGTCGGGCTATTGCCGGCCATGTAATTTTCAGTGTCCCTCATGAACCTGTTTTTCGCTTTCTGAACATGGCGCGAGGCAAGTACATGTCAGCGTGGGGTAACACCCCAGGGCATATCCAGCATTGGTCACGCGCTGGGTTTGTTCGCTTGGTTGAGGGATTCTTTGAGGTTGTCGAGATTAGGTCGCCTATTCCCTGGACGATGTTGTTATGTAGGCCTTACAGCAGAAGCGCGGCCCAAGACGTCATGTGCCAATCAGATCCACTCATCACTGGGGGTGTACAATGA
- a CDS encoding glycosyltransferase family 2 protein: MKLIIQIPCFNEADALPITLKALPRQVAGFDRVEWLVIDDGSSDGTAEVAAKHGVDHIIRHTRNRGLARAFMTGLDGCLSLNANFIVNVDADNQYNADDIPALLAPLVEGKADIVVGARPIEAIKHFSPVKKYLQKLGSSVVRLVSGTSVPDAPSGFRAMSQFAARRLAVFSDFSYTLETIIQAGQNGMAVVSVPVRVNENLRPSRLFKSNLEYIWRSVVTIVRIFVVYRPFRFFASTGAVLFACGTAIGLRFLWLFFSGRGDGHIQSLTLAGALLGMGFQAILIAFIADLLSVNRKLLEELRFTHRESLHHPIISKDLKNSHLGS, translated from the coding sequence ATGAAACTGATCATTCAGATACCATGTTTCAATGAAGCCGATGCGCTACCTATTACGCTTAAGGCGTTGCCGCGGCAAGTGGCCGGCTTTGACCGCGTGGAATGGCTCGTTATCGACGATGGCAGCAGTGACGGTACTGCGGAGGTAGCGGCCAAGCATGGCGTTGACCATATCATCCGGCACACCCGCAATCGAGGGCTAGCACGGGCATTTATGACCGGACTCGACGGCTGTCTCAGTTTGAACGCCAATTTTATTGTTAACGTAGATGCCGACAATCAATACAATGCAGATGACATCCCTGCGCTCCTTGCGCCACTGGTTGAGGGCAAAGCCGACATAGTTGTAGGCGCACGTCCCATAGAAGCAATAAAGCACTTTTCGCCTGTGAAGAAATACTTACAGAAACTAGGCAGTTCTGTGGTAAGGCTTGTCAGCGGGACGAGCGTCCCCGATGCACCCAGCGGCTTTCGAGCCATGAGCCAGTTTGCCGCTAGACGCTTAGCGGTCTTTAGCGACTTCTCGTACACCCTTGAAACGATCATCCAAGCTGGCCAAAATGGAATGGCGGTAGTATCGGTTCCCGTGAGGGTCAACGAGAATCTTAGACCTTCGCGTCTTTTCAAGAGCAACCTAGAGTATATCTGGCGTTCTGTTGTTACGATTGTGCGCATTTTCGTCGTTTATCGACCATTTCGCTTTTTCGCGTCAACTGGCGCGGTGCTGTTCGCCTGCGGAACTGCAATCGGCTTGCGCTTTCTATGGCTGTTTTTTTCGGGAAGAGGGGATGGGCACATTCAGTCACTAACACTGGCTGGTGCGCTTCTTGGTATGGGATTTCAAGCGATCTTAATTGCATTTATAGCAGATTTGCTCTCAGTGAATCGCAAACTACTGGAGGAGTTGCGCTTTACCCATCGCGAGTCGCTGCATCATCCTATTATCTCGAAAGATCTAAAGAACAGCCATTTGGGTAGCTGA
- a CDS encoding NTP transferase domain-containing protein, with protein MITAVIMAGGRGERLWPRSTTDMPKQFQCFVGNTTLLQQAFARVSSLVPPSQVFVVTGRQHAQMTRLQLPQVPQENVIVEPIGRDTAPCIGLAAVHIQKKYPESIMIVVPADHYVGCNEEFMSTLSAAVEAAQSEPVLVTIGMKPTRPETGYGYVQVGAKKHLVANQWAHDVVRFIEKPQLEKALEMCQSDDHLWNSGMFVWRTEVILKSMAMHLPELHSGLEEIGGAIGAPEESDVVGRTFPLLPKISIDYGVMEKADRVLVIPASFNWDDLGNWVAVERAAQGSDERGNNVSGRVGIIDAKNCVIQDDEGVTVAIGVQDLVVVRSKEALLVCSKERVQDVKKAVVLAEGLCSDTCFETEEYRVVDKPWGREIWWAVTEAYVGKILEVKAGHSLSLQYHQRKLETMFFQRGRGTLVLNGAERTIRQGMAVTIRPGTLHKIVAESDLTILEVSTTELDDVVRVQDSYGRAQTSPKVTASRQE; from the coding sequence ATGATTACTGCGGTTATTATGGCTGGCGGACGAGGTGAGCGTCTGTGGCCACGGAGTACAACAGATATGCCCAAGCAATTTCAGTGCTTTGTAGGCAATACCACGCTGCTTCAGCAAGCTTTCGCACGTGTTAGCAGTTTAGTTCCGCCAAGCCAGGTGTTTGTGGTCACGGGTCGCCAACATGCGCAAATGACCCGCCTGCAACTTCCGCAAGTCCCGCAGGAAAACGTAATTGTAGAGCCCATAGGTCGTGACACGGCCCCCTGTATCGGGCTTGCGGCCGTCCACATCCAGAAGAAGTACCCTGAGTCCATCATGATCGTTGTTCCGGCGGATCATTACGTGGGCTGCAATGAGGAGTTTATGTCGACTCTAAGTGCAGCCGTCGAAGCCGCGCAGAGCGAGCCGGTGCTTGTAACCATTGGCATGAAGCCGACCCGGCCGGAGACTGGTTATGGCTATGTGCAGGTCGGTGCCAAGAAACACCTTGTGGCCAATCAGTGGGCGCACGATGTCGTCCGGTTCATTGAAAAACCTCAGCTAGAGAAAGCGCTTGAGATGTGTCAAAGTGATGATCATCTTTGGAACAGTGGAATGTTTGTTTGGCGGACAGAGGTCATTCTTAAGTCGATGGCTATGCACTTGCCGGAACTACACAGTGGGCTTGAAGAAATAGGGGGTGCCATCGGTGCGCCGGAGGAGAGCGATGTCGTAGGACGAACCTTCCCTTTGCTCCCAAAGATCTCGATTGACTATGGGGTAATGGAAAAGGCTGACCGTGTACTTGTAATCCCGGCTAGTTTTAATTGGGACGACCTAGGCAACTGGGTTGCCGTAGAGCGCGCTGCGCAAGGCAGTGATGAACGAGGGAACAATGTCTCGGGCCGAGTTGGCATTATTGATGCTAAGAACTGTGTTATCCAAGACGATGAGGGAGTCACTGTAGCGATCGGCGTTCAAGACCTAGTGGTCGTGCGCTCTAAAGAGGCTCTCCTCGTATGCAGTAAAGAGCGGGTCCAAGACGTAAAGAAGGCGGTCGTCCTAGCCGAGGGTCTATGCAGCGACACCTGCTTTGAGACAGAGGAGTACCGCGTTGTTGACAAGCCGTGGGGAAGGGAGATTTGGTGGGCGGTAACTGAGGCTTATGTCGGCAAAATATTGGAAGTCAAAGCGGGGCATAGCCTAAGCCTGCAGTACCATCAGCGCAAGCTAGAGACTATGTTCTTTCAAAGGGGACGAGGGACATTGGTCCTAAATGGTGCGGAGCGGACAATACGACAGGGCATGGCGGTTACCATTCGCCCGGGGACGCTACATAAAATCGTAGCTGAGAGCGACTTAACAATCCTTGAAGTGTCAACTACCGAGCTAGATGACGTAGTAAGGGTGCAGGATTCTTATGGGAGAGCACAGACTAGTCCTAAAGTAACAGCAAGTCGGCAAGAATGA
- the gmd gene encoding GDP-mannose 4,6-dehydratase, with product MSKKALITGVNGQDGSYLAEFLLDQGYEVTGIVRRTSTLNVERLGDVAGKVTLHQADLLDEMSLVTALAKVQPDEVYNLAAQSFVGTSWEQAVLTGEVTALGVTRLLDAIRIVNPKIRFYQASSSEMFGKVRETPQTEDTPFYPRSPYGVAKLYGHWITVNYRESYNLFACSGILFNHESPRRGIEFVTRKISNAVARIKLGLEHELRLGNIEAKRDWGFAGDYVTAMWMMLQQDQPEDFVIATGETHSVKEFLEVAFGHVKLDWRKYVVIDQRFVRPAEVDLLLGDYGKARQRLGWEPKTTFEELVRMMVDADLATLRRLV from the coding sequence ATGAGTAAGAAGGCTTTAATTACTGGGGTCAACGGGCAAGACGGCTCATATCTAGCGGAGTTCCTTTTGGATCAGGGTTATGAAGTAACTGGGATTGTGCGCAGAACCAGTACCTTGAACGTAGAGCGCCTAGGCGATGTCGCAGGTAAGGTTACGTTACATCAAGCAGATCTTTTGGACGAAATGTCACTTGTAACAGCATTGGCAAAAGTTCAACCCGACGAGGTATACAACCTTGCAGCTCAGTCATTCGTCGGGACGTCGTGGGAACAAGCCGTGCTAACGGGAGAAGTTACTGCCCTAGGAGTAACTAGGTTGTTAGACGCGATACGGATTGTTAACCCAAAGATACGGTTCTACCAAGCATCAAGTAGCGAGATGTTTGGGAAGGTGAGGGAGACGCCACAGACCGAGGATACACCGTTTTATCCGCGCAGCCCGTATGGGGTGGCTAAGCTATATGGCCACTGGATTACTGTAAATTATCGAGAGAGCTATAATCTTTTTGCCTGCAGTGGCATTCTGTTCAACCATGAGTCGCCACGCAGGGGAATCGAGTTTGTAACGCGCAAAATCTCTAACGCTGTTGCTCGGATTAAGTTGGGTTTAGAGCATGAGTTGCGTCTCGGGAACATTGAGGCCAAGCGGGATTGGGGATTCGCCGGCGACTATGTAACTGCGATGTGGATGATGCTGCAGCAAGACCAGCCCGAGGACTTTGTCATTGCTACAGGCGAAACCCACTCAGTTAAGGAATTTCTCGAAGTGGCGTTCGGGCACGTGAAACTAGATTGGCGAAAATATGTGGTTATTGACCAGCGGTTTGTTCGTCCTGCGGAAGTAGACCTGCTCCTTGGGGACTATGGAAAGGCCCGGCAACGGTTGGGCTGGGAACCAAAGACAACATTTGAGGAATTGGTACGCATGATGGTGGATGCTGACCTAGCTACGCTCCGACGCTTAGTTTAG
- a CDS encoding glycosyltransferase has protein sequence MRKIRVLQVNKLYSPHIGGIERMVQLIAEGLCHSVDMQVLVCRHKGLGRNETVNDISVHRASSLGMMLSMPIAPSFPFLFKKLSQNADIVHFHTPFPLGDLSCLMAGYKGKVIVNWHSDVLRQKGFLWAYKLLATAFLRRADRVIVADSNIAKNSPLLQPFNEKCVVVPFGIDTRRFQLNDDMRKQAEGIRSKFGSPIVLCVGRLVYYKGVEQVIKSMCEVDAVLLLIGDGPLRLNLEKLVVQLGLTNKVVFLGMLSYDEMPAYFHACDVFVLPSVASTEAFGLVQLEAMACGKPVVNTRLPTGVPEVSRHQETGLTVPPGDAQALGVAIGTLLDDSALRQRYGENAKQRVREHFSLQKMLDSVQAIYGELVGCDIRSGRGTNDE, from the coding sequence ATGCGTAAAATTCGCGTACTACAGGTTAACAAGCTATACTCGCCGCACATTGGAGGCATAGAGAGAATGGTGCAGCTAATTGCAGAAGGGCTATGCCACAGTGTTGACATGCAAGTGTTAGTGTGCCGCCACAAGGGTTTGGGGCGTAACGAAACGGTAAATGACATTTCGGTACACCGGGCAAGCAGTCTAGGGATGATGTTGTCGATGCCAATCGCTCCTAGCTTCCCATTCTTGTTTAAGAAACTTAGCCAGAATGCGGACATTGTACACTTCCACACGCCCTTCCCCCTCGGCGACCTTTCATGCCTTATGGCGGGCTATAAAGGCAAAGTGATTGTTAACTGGCATAGTGATGTGTTGCGGCAGAAGGGCTTTCTGTGGGCATACAAGCTGTTGGCAACCGCATTTTTGCGGCGCGCCGACAGGGTGATAGTGGCCGATTCTAACATAGCAAAAAACTCGCCATTGCTACAGCCATTTAACGAAAAGTGCGTTGTAGTGCCTTTTGGCATCGATACCAGGCGATTTCAACTAAATGACGACATGCGGAAGCAAGCAGAAGGGATCCGGAGTAAGTTTGGTTCACCTATTGTTTTATGTGTTGGTAGGTTGGTCTACTACAAAGGCGTTGAGCAAGTCATCAAGTCCATGTGTGAAGTGGATGCAGTGCTTTTGTTGATTGGCGACGGCCCGCTACGCCTGAACTTGGAGAAGCTAGTTGTTCAATTAGGGCTCACAAACAAGGTTGTCTTTCTCGGCATGTTGAGCTACGACGAGATGCCCGCCTATTTTCATGCCTGTGACGTGTTCGTGTTACCATCAGTTGCTAGTACGGAGGCCTTTGGTCTAGTTCAATTGGAGGCGATGGCGTGCGGCAAACCAGTAGTTAACACGAGGCTGCCGACAGGCGTTCCAGAGGTGAGCAGGCACCAGGAGACCGGGCTCACTGTGCCTCCGGGCGATGCGCAGGCGCTGGGGGTAGCCATCGGTACGCTATTGGATGATTCGGCGTTACGACAACGCTACGGGGAGAATGCGAAGCAGCGGGTCCGCGAGCATTTTAGCCTGCAAAAGATGCTAGACAGCGTCCAGGCAATCTACGGCGAGTTGGTTGGATGCGATATAAGAAGTGGAAGGGGTACGAATGATGAGTAA
- a CDS encoding glycosyltransferase family 4 protein: MDDAGYMIRVGFGATVLARGMAGGELDGIGIYAQEMLQRLKLSDGVQVQPFVFGASAPSASSLGALHLPAFGPGSVLSAVTGLPYPASEKLANRIDILHATDHMIPNVRRVPVVATVMDAIPLANPQWGSRRLRALKNALWRHTTKYASQVITISEYAKQEISRYFGVPLSRITVVPLGVDERWFCSPSADEVTQVRLKYNLPKRYFLFVGTLQPRKNLLRVIEAHQALSLAMQAELPLVVVGREGWGCDDTLRLLKDHRYGSLRWLQYVTSTDLRLLFSGGVALVFPSLSEGFGLPVLEAFSAGLPVITSNTTALPEVAGDAACYVDPVDVAAIRDAMRCLAEDSSLALSLRRKGLARAKLFPWGNTVQATINVYRTVLGY, encoded by the coding sequence TTGGATGACGCAGGCTACATGATTAGAGTCGGGTTTGGGGCGACTGTGCTGGCTAGGGGAATGGCCGGGGGCGAGCTGGACGGGATAGGCATCTATGCTCAGGAGATGCTGCAACGGCTCAAACTGAGCGATGGCGTACAGGTGCAGCCCTTTGTGTTCGGCGCATCTGCTCCTTCTGCAAGTAGTCTTGGCGCACTACACCTGCCTGCCTTTGGGCCTGGCTCAGTACTCTCGGCTGTCACAGGGTTGCCGTACCCCGCGAGTGAGAAGCTGGCAAACCGCATTGATATTCTCCACGCGACAGACCACATGATTCCTAACGTACGGCGTGTTCCCGTTGTCGCCACAGTGATGGATGCCATACCTCTGGCTAATCCGCAATGGGGCTCACGACGTCTGCGGGCTCTAAAGAACGCCCTGTGGCGCCATACCACCAAGTATGCGAGCCAGGTGATTACGATTTCTGAGTATGCCAAGCAAGAAATCAGTAGGTATTTTGGTGTGCCTTTGTCGCGCATTACCGTGGTGCCGCTCGGTGTTGATGAACGCTGGTTTTGTTCGCCCAGTGCAGACGAGGTTACGCAAGTACGCTTAAAGTACAACCTGCCGAAGCGCTACTTTCTCTTCGTAGGGACGTTACAACCTCGCAAGAACTTGTTGCGGGTTATTGAGGCGCATCAGGCGTTATCACTTGCTATGCAGGCGGAGCTGCCATTAGTAGTAGTTGGGCGTGAGGGCTGGGGCTGTGACGATACATTGCGCTTACTTAAAGACCATCGCTATGGCAGTCTCCGTTGGCTACAGTATGTAACGAGCACGGATTTACGGCTGCTCTTCTCCGGCGGAGTTGCCTTGGTGTTTCCCTCGCTGTCTGAAGGGTTCGGGCTACCCGTTCTAGAGGCGTTTTCCGCCGGTCTGCCAGTCATTACCTCAAATACGACTGCGCTACCTGAAGTTGCAGGTGACGCTGCCTGCTACGTAGACCCCGTAGACGTCGCGGCGATACGGGACGCCATGCGCTGCCTTGCCGAAGACTCTTCTTTGGCATTAAGTCTGCGCCGCAAGGGGCTAGCCCGGGCGAAACTATTTCCCTGGGGAAACACAGTGCAAGCAACAATTAACGTGTATCGGACGGTGTTAGGCTACTAG
- a CDS encoding GDP-mannose 4,6-dehydratase, with protein MGPESIKRRALVTGISGFTGKYVADELAQAGFAVYGTGTTDFGSSERYHRVSMEDFAGLRQVVEEVQPQAVVHLAAKAFVAHGNAGEFYTTNLIGTRNLLEALAGLRVLPECVVIASSANIYGNTAEGLLAETTTPNPANDYAVSKLAMEHMANLWRHKLPIVIVRPFNYTGVGQSENFVVAKIAAHYRHRAERIELGNLDVWRDFCDVRSVAQAYRRLVEVKPVDATVNICSGVAYSLRQVLGFAESITGHRLEVTVNPSFVRASEVQYLCGDPGLLRRLIGEWQPIPLQETLRWMTQAT; from the coding sequence TTGGGCCCCGAAAGTATTAAGCGACGAGCCTTAGTAACAGGTATTTCGGGCTTTACCGGCAAATATGTCGCAGACGAACTAGCACAGGCTGGGTTTGCGGTATACGGCACAGGCACGACAGATTTCGGAAGTTCAGAACGATATCATCGCGTCAGTATGGAGGACTTTGCGGGGCTTAGACAAGTAGTTGAGGAGGTGCAACCGCAAGCCGTTGTGCACCTAGCGGCTAAGGCCTTTGTGGCGCACGGGAATGCGGGTGAGTTCTATACGACGAATCTCATAGGCACTCGCAACTTGCTAGAGGCTCTTGCAGGGCTTAGAGTGCTCCCCGAATGCGTAGTGATTGCCAGCAGCGCGAACATCTATGGCAACACCGCAGAGGGTTTGCTCGCTGAAACGACTACCCCCAACCCAGCGAACGATTATGCAGTCAGCAAGCTGGCGATGGAACATATGGCTAATTTATGGCGACACAAACTCCCTATCGTAATCGTCAGGCCATTTAACTATACCGGCGTTGGGCAGTCGGAAAACTTCGTTGTTGCTAAGATAGCAGCCCATTATCGCCATCGCGCCGAGCGTATTGAGCTAGGCAACTTAGACGTCTGGCGTGACTTTTGTGATGTCCGCTCAGTAGCACAAGCATATCGCCGTTTGGTGGAAGTAAAACCGGTAGATGCAACAGTTAATATTTGCTCTGGGGTCGCGTATTCGTTGCGGCAAGTGTTGGGGTTTGCCGAGTCTATCACTGGGCATCGGCTGGAGGTGACAGTTAACCCATCGTTTGTGAGGGCCAGTGAGGTGCAGTACTTGTGTGGCGACCCAGGATTGCTTCGCCGTCTAATTGGGGAGTGGCAGCCGATCCCCTTGCAGGAGACTCTGCGTTGGATGACGCAGGCTACATGA